A segment of the Molothrus ater isolate BHLD 08-10-18 breed brown headed cowbird chromosome 28, BPBGC_Mater_1.1, whole genome shotgun sequence genome:
CATCCTGATCACCTTGATCCCAGTCACTGTGATCCTGGCAGCCACTGTGATGGCGGTCAGCAGGGTGGTGGCCACCTTGATCCCGGTCACCATGATCACCATGATCATGGTCATCGTGGTGGTGGCCACCATGATCACCATCGTGATCATGGTCACCTTGATTCTGGTCACTGTGATCATGGTCATCATGATGGTGGCCTCCATGATCATGGTCACTGTGGTCATCGTGATGGTGGCCACCATGATCATGGTCATTGTGGTGGTGGCCACCATGATCGTGGTCACTGTGGTCATCGTGATGGTGGCCACCATGATCGTGGTCACCTTGATTCTGGTCACTGTGATCATGGTCATCATGATGGTGGCCTCCGTGATCATGGTCATTGTGGTCATCGTGATGGTGGCCACCATGATGGTGGTGGACGGACAGAGAGGCCGGATTGTCaccatggggctgggggatgtggCGCGGGAGGGCCGGCTGGGGTGATGTCAAGAGGTTCTTCCAGGGGAGGATCTGTCCAGGTGGGTCCCGGGAGATGTTCCAGCAAAGGATTTCTCCAGGTGGATCTCTGGAGGTTCTTCCAGGGGAGGATTTCTCCAGGCGGATCCCAGGAACTCTTCCAGCAAAAGCTTGGTCTGGATGGACACGGGAAGTTCTTCCAGGGGAGGATCTGTCCCTGTGGATCCCAGGAGCTCTTCCAGCAAAGGATTTCTCTGGATGGATCCCAAGAGCTCTTTCACCAAACTGTTTGTCCAGGTGGACCCCGAGAGCTCCAAGAGCCCAAGAGCTCTTACAGAGGATTTCTCCAGGTGGATCCAAGAGGTCTTCCAGGAAAGGATTGGTCTGGATGGACACAGGAAGTTCttccagggaaggatttctccaGGTGGATCCCAAAAGTTCTTCCAGCAAAGGATTTCTCCAGGTGGATCCCAAAAGTTCTTCCAGCAAAGGATTTCTCCAGGTGGATCTCTGGAGATCTTCCAGGACCTCGATCCCGGAGTTGGTTCCGTGGCTCTCCCGCTCCAGGTGGGTTTTCCTTGGAATGGGGGGAGTGGGATCCACCTGGACTGAGAACTTCGGGATCCCCAATTCCCAATGAATCGAGAACTTTGGGATCTCCATGGGCTGAGAGCCTTGGGATCCCCAATTCCCTGTGGATCAAGAACTTTGAGATCCACCATTCCCCATGGACTGAGAACTTTGGGATCAGGAATTCCCAGCGGATCCAGAACTTTGGGATCCCCAGTTCCCCCTGGAATGAGAACTCTGGGATCCCCAATTCCCACCAGATCCCAAACTTTGGGAtctcccaccccaccccagcccctctcccgGCTCAGCCCCCCCTTTTCCCACAGGAACATTTCTCcccctatttaaaaaaaaatttgggaattccCGTGCCCGctccccctttccccacccATGGACATTCTGCACTTTATTCCAGGCTCTGGGAATTCCGGGATcgcctttggggtttttttttttttgggatcaTCCCAcgaaaatttgggaattttggcCTCCCTGGAAATCGGGATGAGCCCTGCTGGAAAAACCCGGAGCTTTTATGCAAATCCCTCCACTCCCATCCCACTTTTTCCCTCACAAAATTCCcagtttttttccctgctctgatttttcccagaaatttggggccaaaacaaaacaaaaaaaaaaaaccaaaacaggaaaaatcctgTCAGGATTGAAATTCCCAACAAAATTCCCATTCCTGGAATGCTTCGGCTCAGGGGGGATTTTTTAGGGAATCTCCTGAATTTTTAGGGAATTTTAACCCCGGGATCTGACTCCTTGGAGGTCCCGATGCTTTTATCCcgattttcctgcttttatcccgaatttcctgcttttatccccattttcctgctcttttttcccattttttcttccccctggCTATGCAAGAGCTCCCCCAGGATGGAAATCccagaaaaatcctggaaaaataaaaattccgagaaaaaaaaataaaaaatcccgGGAAAGGCTCGGGAGGAGCCGAATTGACCCTGAAAATCCCGGGATTTGGGATCTGCCGGGAAAAGCGTCGGGATTCCCTGGATATGCAAAGAGGGCGCGAATAAATCtgtgaaaaatgggattttccgggaagaattcccaaaaaaactccgggatgggagaagggagggaggccTTgctcagggattttgggatttgggatcggCCGCGGGATTTGGGGGAATAAAGGGGGGGAAAGAGACGGGGGGGGTGGttgggaatggggagggggTGGATCCTGAAAAATGGGGATGGATCCCAAAAAAATGGGCGGGATCCCATAAAAACTTGGCTGGATCCCAAAGATTCCCGCCCTTGATCCCCCGCTGGGGGCGTGGTCCAGCTCAAGCCCCGCCCCAAACTTCCCCATCCAAGCCCCGCCCCCTTCCCCTTTCGCCCTTGCCGCTCTCGCTTCCTGTACCATGCGCGGGTGGGCGCGGCCTCCCCGCTGCAGCCAATCACCGCGCGGGGCGGCACTGCTCGGACCAATGGGAAGGCCGGAACCGCCCAGACCCCACAGCGCCCCATAACAACCCGAAGAGCGTCCCAAAAAACCCCgaaaatccccaaaacccccgaaaatcccccaaaacccctcgACGCCATAGCGGCTCAGGAGGCGGGGCCACGCAGAAGCCCCGCCCACCGCTTCGGTCCCGTCTCCCTCTCACCCTCACACCCCCTTCCAGTATCACGCGCTCCTGGGCGTGGCTTCATCCCCTCCAGCCAATCAccgcgcggggcggggcagTGCCGACCAATAGCGGCGCGGCGCGCGGCGATGACGCGGTCGAGCGCGAcgcgcggcgcggcggggccggcatGTGGCGGCCGCTGGCCGCGCTCGCCGCCCGCGGCGCCACCGGAGCCACCGGCGGGGCCAGCGGCGGAgcctcccccggccccgcgccgctgccgctgctgctggcgctgctCGCCCGCCACTGCGGCTGCGGGAGGGCGCGCCGGGCCCGGCAGCGCGGCGGGCCCGGGGACGCGGCCCGCGGCACCGGGAAAGGAACCGGGAGCGGCTCCGGGAGCGGCGGCTCCGGGCGCGGCCGCTGGGGAGGGCCCCGGGGCCGGTGCGGGCCGGGCGCGCCGCGGGGCAGCCTGATGGCCGCGATCGGTGCCGGGGCCTTCGTGTGGGACGGGCAGCGCATcgaggaggaggagctgaggcGGTGAGGGGGAAACACCGGGAATAACGGCGGGAATAACGGCGGGAATACTGGGAATGGAGCGTGTGGAATGAGAtgctgggaatactgggaatatCGGGAATGGAATACTGGGAACGGCAGGGATACTGGGAATGCGATCGTGGGAATGGGACACTGGGAATAAATATCGGGAATTTCATTTCCAATCCCATAAAACCGGGAATTGCCTCAGGTCGGcgcaggagctgcagcagctggaggatcCCGAGGCGTTCCCGGAGCAGGAGCGCGGCTGGGAGCCGGTGATGGAGCGGGAGCAGTTCCGGCTCTGGCGCCGCCCCATCCCGGGATCGGCCCTGTTCCAGTACCGAGGTGGGGAATCCCTGAATTCCCAAGTTCCTGAAATCCCGAAGTCCCAAATTCCTGAGTTCCCAAAAGCCCCAAATTTGGAAGTTCCCAAAATCAtgaaattcccaaattccccaatTCTCAAACTccaggaattcccaaatccccaaaatacCAAAATCTCAGATTCCCCAaaattcctggaattcccaaTTCCTGAATTCCCCAATTCCCTGAAATTCCAAGATTCTCA
Coding sequences within it:
- the LOC129046957 gene encoding uncharacterized protein LOC129046957 yields the protein MVIMVAATIILITLIPVTVILAATVMAVSRVVATLIPVTMITMIMVIVVVATMITIVIMVTLILVTVIMVIMMVASMIMVTVVIVMVATMIMVIVVVATMIVVTVVIVMVATMIVVTLILVTVIMVIMMVASVIMVIVVIVMVATMMVVDGQRGRIVTMGLGDVAREGRLG